The genomic window AAATTGAGCACAAAAATTAACCAATAAAATTATGACATAATAAATAAATGCTACTGACTAAAGAATCTTGAACTATTAATTTATGACAATAATCCATTACTGGATTAGATTGGGGTATCTTTGTAAGGGAATATAGTTTTTATCTGTGGATAATATCACAAAAttaatattcaatgtgaaagACAGAAACATGATCTGCACAAATTGTGTTCACACCACATTATAACAACAggttaaattcaatatttaaatttaatccaaaattacagccattttgaattatatatataatattaaaaatgaaatttcaatttaattcaatgcTCATAAATTATTGATACACATACAATGgtattattttatgtttgatgtatttatttttttaaatgcgtataattaaattaaaattaaaattttatgtatatatttgaaccacaattaaggtttcatatgtataattgtaccaaattaaaatttatttattgaattgCATATTGaaccaaaatttatgtataattttgagatttatcctaaATGAAATCTAGGATTTAGGTTGGTTTTGAGTGGTGAGAAAATGTAGGGTAAAGTACCATGGAGGTCCTGATTAGGAGTTAAATTGTATTGTCTTTTCTactaaaaaaagagagagcaaaTCAGTCCATGTATGTTTAATTAATgagtaaattgatttttttgtaaaaattctatccatttgTGACGTATCATTTTTCTCTTATGTTGACTTAGAAGGATAAGTTTTTATCAATAGGGAtagatgaatttttaataaaatgattaatttatttattttttatctaaagTATATagactaatttattttttattataatttaactcaaaaaataaaaacttctatAATATCAAGAAATATATGGTTGGGAGATTAAAGGGAGCAGCCACAGTTTTAATTGCTACGTATCGTCCAATGAGAGTGATGAAAGCGACTGCCGACATTGACGGAACTGCTCCCTTATAACctttatgtacattaattttaaaattttcgtaTTAAGTTATAGTTAAAGAGATATTGTTAATTGATGTATTATAATCCTTAAGCCTGCCTTTGACTCTCCCACTACAGTTGACATCACGACCGTACCAATCTTTTTTGGAGGGTCCCACGCGCTTCATGTGATCTGTTTCCCTCTTTTAATTTTTCATCACTCCCAATATAATGTCCGCGGACCCCACTCGCCATTACGCCCAAACCAAACCTTCTAAACACGGTGATAACCAGTAACCAAAGATGTTCATTGGTCACGGGTCGCACGTCAGttttatgattatgattattattatattattattttaagtttggATTGGaaatatcaaatcaatggtgaaataatattaaaaacttataaattacgttttactaatataataaaatagaaattatataGGTTTTTTAAAGAGAACGAAATTGGTCGAATTAAAGAAATATGCtgtattttaaagatatttaaggatttttgtcattttttatatttattgtgGTATGTTATTTTTGAATAGAGAAATAAAAACGCATTTTATAAGACGTGTTTTCAGATTGACGATAACTTTTCTCCAAATGGTTATAATTCCAATGGTTGTAATAcctcaaaaaattatattttttcttatataaatccctccaaacttcattcttttcaatttaaactcaattctctcaataatttcattttaaatatttctctgaatatgttattttattccttataatttgtaaaatgataAATCAACTTATTCGTTTGGATGACAAGCACATCTTTAATGTTCAATAACAAATGGTTGAAGATCTAATTTCTAACcacaagaaaaaaaagagaagaaaaaataatttaaaacaaagtGAAAAAGTATATTATAGAATGCGTTTTCATTTCTCTCTTCAAAAACAACATACTACGATAAATGTAAAAAacaacaaattaatccctaaattaaaaaaaaattcaacatataACGAAATTACTATAATAACAAACTAAACAAATacaatacaatataaaaatatataaacacaaCATATGTGTATATACGTATTAAATTTTatgtacataaaaaattatatattccaAAAATAGCATAAACATAATacaatataaaatgtaataaattttaCATAAGACGAATCAACTGAACCAAATACCAGTCCAGAGCTGTTCGAGCTATGAATAAGTTGTCTGATAATATTAGCATTAACTGTTATTTCTAATGCTATTCACGTCATGTCGATGTTTATATTTATTtgctaaaataatttaattaaaatattaaatataaaaaaaggtttGTTTTGGTAATtatcttgagcttctcaaaaatcataaaacatttcTGTAATACGCTGGTATTCATGCTATTTTTCGCTGTTTAGAGCATGCAAATTTACCtagaaaatttatatataattgataaaggagttttcttttaattacacgttttatgattattttcaaaaaataaaataatgttttttgCAAAATGTccatatttgtattattttccgCTAATTAAAGTAtaccatttatacataaaatttatgctataattttgttttatatagatGTTAACATGTTCATATATACATGACTTGTTGAtatagtttttgtatttttaatttgtcaaattatatcaaaaaatatgtttaattaattaacaatttaattttttattattcttaaatccttatcttaaatatttttaataatattttgaataatagaaaaatattaaaatttgatcaaTCAATGGAAAAGATTCCAACTTAGCTATTTGCTGTCGAATCCCTCCACGTAAAATCAAAAACCACAATGCAGAAATCTAATACGTCCACGTGTCACGCATGCACGCGATTGTAATAATTACAACATCCAACTTGACTCTTTTCATTGCCCTTCAAATTTCAACAAATTTACTACATAATGACACTGAACTTACCTCACAGTACAAGTAAATCAATCCTAAGGCGGGTTAAATTCATTAACCGCCCACGTCCACACTGCTTCTCCATTCTTTGGAATTTATTTCCCCAATGTAAAAAAGTACGACTAAATGGTAAAAATTCAACCTAAATATAAAATTACCATACATATTACAAACAAACAAACTTCGGTATATTCTTCACCTTCTTTTACCAGAGAAGAAATGGAtaggtaaattagtaaattatcACCAATAAGCTATTTATTTACTGTCTTAACATTTATGAGGAGAGAACCCGACCTTATTATTAGCCAAATCGAAGCTCACACGTGTCCCTTGCTGTTGTACGTTCCCAATTATAGACAAAGACGACGTCGTGGGGGCAAACGCCAAGCAATACGTTCCCGATGAGTCCACCGGTATCAAATAATTTTTCGCCGGCAAGTCCAGTGACATTCCGCCGCTGAAATGAAACGCCACCGACGGAACCCTAACACTGGTTCTTGAAGACAAGTCGTAGCACGTGTCGAACAACGCAACCCCACCGGTGGTCGGCAAGTCCGGCGATAATTTCACGAACGCGTCGCGGAGTGCGTTGTAAGCCTCCGCTTGCAACCGTGTTATGGCCGTCCCGCAGTCGACGATCACTCCTCCGTTTCCCGATTGTTCCAACTCGAAAAAGCCCGGCGGGAGTTGAACAGGTTGGCCGCCTACGCTAAGCCCGGTCAGACCGACGTAATAAAAGGTATCCACCTTTCGGCTCCTTATTAACGGAGCAACCACTGAGTCAGCCGGTAACCCGGAGTTGAAATCCAACGTCGACGAACCCGCTGAGTCACGATCCACTAAACAATAAGAAAACGACGTCGCTTTAATCTGAGATGTTAAAGACAAGGGACCACCACCGAGTCCAACCAAACCGGCAGCTGCAACAAATAAGCCTTCGTTGGTATGGCCACAACCCATAGCAACGCCTTTGATATCACCGGAGTTCCCAAACGACACCGTTTCAGTCACGAAATCCCCTACTGTGTAAGATCCATCACCGTAGGACACCTGGTAAAGACATTTCCCGCCACGACAAGCCGATTGTCGTAGAAGAGAACATTGCCTTGACTCGCAAGTAACCGGACTGTAAGTCGACGACGCCGACGGGTCAAAAATCGGGTCGGATTGTTGGTAACAATCCGTACATGGTTCACATTGGATCCAATTAACATCACTCCCGGTATCAAGAACCATGTAGAATTGTTTAGCCGGGTTACCGACTCCGACCCGGGTAAAATACTCCCCACTCCCTTGGCTCGTACCGGAAATAACAGGGGTGG from Gossypium hirsutum isolate 1008001.06 chromosome D12, Gossypium_hirsutum_v2.1, whole genome shotgun sequence includes these protein-coding regions:
- the LOC107943187 gene encoding protein ASPARTIC PROTEASE IN GUARD CELL 1 → MATSSSSSKLSLFFLFSFLFASTLARNSPSPTTKILDVLASLKQAQHILSFDPQISNGFSKSQPLFVNSSSSSGSGFSIPLHSRGSLRKTHHVDYKNLVRSRLDRDSARVNTLTTEVLLAVNGVRKTELKPVVTELEPEALSTPVISGTSQGSGEYFTRVGVGNPAKQFYMVLDTGSDVNWIQCEPCTDCYQQSDPIFDPSASSTYSPVTCESRQCSLLRQSACRGGKCLYQVSYGDGSYTVGDFVTETVSFGNSGDIKGVAMGCGHTNEGLFVAAAGLVGLGGGPLSLTSQIKATSFSYCLVDRDSAGSSTLDFNSGLPADSVVAPLIRSRKVDTFYYVGLTGLSVGGQPVQLPPGFFELEQSGNGGVIVDCGTAITRLQAEAYNALRDAFVKLSPDLPTTGGVALFDTCYDLSSRTSVRVPSVAFHFSGGMSLDLPAKNYLIPVDSSGTYCLAFAPTTSSLSIIGNVQQQGTRVSFDLANNKVGFSPHKC